A genome region from Aptenodytes patagonicus chromosome 26, bAptPat1.pri.cur, whole genome shotgun sequence includes the following:
- the LOC143171163 gene encoding feather beta keratin, with the protein MSCYDLCRPCGPTPLANSCNEPCVRQCQDSRVIIEPSPVVVTLPGPILSSFPQNTAVGSTTSAAVGSILSAEGVPISSGGFGLSGLGGRYCGRRCLPC; encoded by the coding sequence ATGTCCTGCTACGACCTGTGCCGCCCCTGTGGCCCAACcccgcttgccaacagctgcaacgagccctgcgtcaggcagtgccaggactcccgggtgATTATCGagccctctcccgtggtggtgaccctacCCGgacccatcctcagctccttcccccagaacaccgCTGTGGGATCcaccacctccgctgctgttggcagcatcctgagtgctgagggagtgcccatctcctctgggGGCTTTGGCCTCTCTGGCCTTGGTGGCCGCTACTGCGGCAGAAGGTGCCTGCCCTGCTAA